One Palaemon carinicauda isolate YSFRI2023 chromosome 4, ASM3689809v2, whole genome shotgun sequence DNA segment encodes these proteins:
- the LOC137639269 gene encoding uncharacterized protein, translated as MIILMGIRDAELVQKLIALDANSPLQDFVTACRSYEAAKTATSAICGPPSQVCAVSAYRRSKKSSGKPPPSPKSSKPAVLCQYCARQHEPDKCPAANSTCKNCDHVGHWSRTLKSSSNSGASAVSNKQQDSRTSCRRLGSPSTISKTPKPICVLLSSGDVNSRIKMLPDTGADVTVIGQQHLDTMGISKSSLQPPPPNVTFTADGSPMSPALGILQATLTLGKRSCLARIQVHENVEVSLLSYGHYQELSIITPDFPKPILEVKHVNRCKELPISATTSPSAAKEYFLREFKDVLVSKEDLRTAPLKPMAGPLMRIYLKDGAVPFAIHTPRQIPFAFKDQVKEEGPMGFAATGNAFCLRGDMALQGFQNCVKVIDDLLLYDEDYVTHLQRIHEVLTRCRKFGITLNKDKFVVAAPSVNFCGYTLSGDGISVDHQKVSAIKDFPTPASLTDLRSFMGLVNQLAEFTPDISVAAQPLRPLMSPKRTFVWTSDHDEAFQRINHPTQEDEISDASSAAHLRTVIAMNTVTLSDESSAQDADRILQDLSDAARTDPSVVVPAALRRRTLSHLHDSHRGVEATKRRARQSVFWPGIDSDIANTVGACEACQTLQPSQQQEPLLNDDNPTRPFESVSADFFVVAGKSFLVVVDRLSGWPVVVPCKGDTTASNTIRIFCRYFREVGVPLRLRTDGGPQFTSAEFKDFMKRWGVRHMVTSPHYPQSNGHAEAAVKSIKHLILKTAPSGNIDNEDFDCVLLELRNTPNFTGCSPAQILYGRPLRSCIPAHPNAFSKEWQVKSEDCDRRAAASYEQVKTQYDQHAHSLPKLSVGHGPLPGPRKRVLSHHSSCESTSSPKTHRKGVRSRMHYELRKDGVVTDTKETIEIEPKSNPGLAIVGQGCF; from the exons atgattatcttgatgggcattcgagatgcagagttggttcagaagttgattgccttggacGCCAACTCCCCTCTTCAAGATTTCGTCACAGCCTGTCGATCGTATGAAGCAgctaaaactgcaacttctgccataTGTGGGCCACCCAGCCAGGTGTGTGCCGTTTCAGCCTACAGGAGAAGCAAGAAATCAAGCGGGAAGCCTCCACCTTCGCCGAAGTCCTCTAAGCCTGCCGTTTTATGCCAGTATTGTGCCCGTCAGCACGAACCTGATAAATGCCCTGCTGCCaacagtacctgcaaaaactgtgaccatgttggccattggtccaggacgttgaa atcttcaagcaacagtggtgcctcTGCAGTCTCCAACAAGCAACAAGATTCACGGACCAGCTGTCGTCGCTTAGGATCACCTTCCACCATCTCCAAGACGCCCAAACCTATCTGTGTCCTCTTGTCCTCTGGCGATGTTAACTCTCGCATCAAGATGTTACCTGACACAGGTGCCGACGTCACTGTTATAGGACAGCAACACCTGGACACCATGGGTATCTCCAAGAGCAGCTTGCAACCACCTCCGCCAAATGTGACGTTCACGGCGGATGGATCTCCGATGTCACCTGCTCTGGGTATATTACAAGCTACCCTTACCTTAGGCAAGCGATCATGTCTTGCCAGGATTCAGGTTCACGAAAATGTGGAAGTTTCACTCTTATCCTATGGCCATTATCAAGAACTGTCCATAATAACTCCAGACTTTCCCAAACCAATTTTAGAAGTCAAACATGTCAATAGATGCAAGGAGCTGCCCATTTCGGCAACTACGTCACCCTCAGCAGCCAAGGAATACTTTCTTCGGGAATTTAAAGATGTGTTGGTCTCGAAAGAAGATTTGAGGACAGCTCCTCTCAAGCCCATGGCTGGTCCTCTCATGAGAATCTACCTAAAGGATGGTGCAGTGCCTTTTGCCATCCACACCCCAagacagattccatttgctttcaaggaccaagtcaaagaaga aggaccgatgggcttcgcagctactggaaatgccttctgcctgcgaggtgatatggcccttcaaggtTTCCAAAACTGTGTTAAGGTGATAGATGACCTCCTTCTCTACGACGAAGACTACGTTACCCACCTTCAACGTATCCACGAAGTGCTCACCCGGTGCCGCAAGTTCGGGATCACACTCAACAAGGACAAATTTGTGGTCGCTGCCCCATCTGTGAACTTCTGCGGATACACGCTCTCAGGAGACGGCATCTCGGTTGACCACCAGAAAGTCAGTGCGATCAAGGATTTTCCGACCCCTGCTAGCCTGACGGACCTCAGATCGTTCatgggattggtcaaccagttagcagagtttacgcctgacatctccgttgcagcccaacctctacgccccctgatgagtcccaagagaacatttgtctggacttCTGACCATGATGAGGCCTTTCAACGCAtcaa ccaccccacacaggaggacgaaatctcagatgcttcttctgctgctcatcTTCGGACTGTCATAGCCATGAATACAGTTACTCTTTCGGACGAGTCTTCAGCTCAGGATGCCGACCGGATACTTCAGGATCTTAGTGACGCAGCGAGAACAGATCCTTC agttgtagttcctgccgcccttcgtcgccgcaccttgtcccacttgcatgacagccacAGGGGTGTGGAAGCAACCAAGCGCAGAGCAAGGCAGTCAGTTTTCTGGCCCGGCATCGATTCTGACATCGCCAATACAGTCGgagcttgtgaggcatgtcagacattgcagccatctcagcagcaggaaccTCTACTGAATGACGACAATCCAACAAGACCCTTTGAGTCTGTTTCAGCTGACTTCTTTGTTGTTGCAGGAAAGTCTTTCTTAGTCGTTGTCGATCGCTTATCAGGATGGCCTGTTGTCGTCCCCTGCAAAGGCGATACTACCGCATCTAATACCATCAGGATCTTCTGCCGCTACTTccgtgaagttggtgttcctcttcgccttaggacaGATGGAGGGCCGCAATTCACCAGCGCAGAGTTCAAGGATTTCATGAAGAGATGGGGAGTTCGACACATGGTAACCTCACCCCACTACCCACAATCGAATGGTCATGCCGAGGCTGCTGTGAAGTCAATTAAGCACCTCATACTGAAAACAGCCCCGTCTGGCAACatcgataatgaagattttgacTGTGTATTGCTGGAACTCAGGAATACTCCTAACTTTACAGGATGCtcccctgcccagatcctgtatggccgTCCTCTCAGGTCATGTATTCCTGCCCATCCAAATGCATTCTCCAAGGAGTGGCAGGTCAAGTCTGAAGACTGTGACCGCCGTGCTGCCGCCAGCTACGAGCAGGTAAAGACccagtatgaccagcatgcccactccctgcccaagttgagcgtcggaca tggccccttgccaggacctagaaagagagtccttagtcacCATTCCTCCTGTGAATCCACGTCGTCcccaaagactcatagaaaaggagtccgctcgagaatgcactacgagc